The Paenibacillus sp. FSL W8-0426 region GGCAGGGATGATCAGAACGTGGCTGATCAGGCCGACACTTAACATGATGAGCATCATGGCTTGCAAAAACGAAGGCTTCATCGGTTTCATGGGAGAGCACTCTTTTCCTGGATGAATGATATGCCGCTCTCAGCATTGTTAACGCGATGAAGCCATCTCATACCGTCAAACCGAATAAGAGAGGCGATTGCCTCCGGACCCCTGTTGCATTTCTTGCTATATAAACCACACTAAACAATCACACAGGGCACTCCGAGTGCAGTACCATCTTCCGATCTCTGTTATCCCCAGATTTATCCAAATGCCCTTTTGCTAAGGGGAAATCCGGTGAACAGCCTATGCTTCCGAAGCAGCTTTCTTTCAGAAAGCTTTTAGACCGCTTCGCTTCTCCAGATTGGTTCTGCCCCTCCGTTAACGTGTGTATCTTTTTTGCGGTTTATATAGCATCCGGCTTGACGCTCAAGTCTATTCAGCTCTGTGCGCTTCGTTCGGCATGGAGCGGAGATTGATGATTTGACGTGTTTGACCGCCCTTGTTTTTTGCCGCTTAAATTGGTGCCGAGCACGCCCGCAATGATGAGCAAGGCTCCGATGACATGGTACCCGCTGACCGGTTCATGCAAGATCCATGCTCCTCCCGCAATGGACACCAATGTGGACAGATTGCTGAATACGCTCATTTTGGACGCTTCAAGATGGGTGAGCGCGAAGCTGGACAGCAGCGTCGAGAACATGGTAGACAGTATCGCCAAATAGGCCAGTGCCATGAGGTATGTTCCATTTCCCAAAGGCTGGACATACTCGGCCATCGTACCTAAGTAGGCATGACGGACAAGGGAAACCGCGTTAAAGGCAAGGCAGCCGATCATCAAGGTGACCCAAGTGAGCTCCAGCGGTTTGTATTTTCGGGTCAAAGGCCGGGCCAACACTCCATACCCGGCGAAGGAGACGGTGGAGAGCAGGAGCAGCAGGATTCCTTTCACATTGCCGATGGACATTGATGCCCCCTTCATAGCAAACAAAAAGACGACGCCGGATACGGACAGCAGCAGAAACAGTTTTTGCGCCAGTGTTGTTCGTTCTTTCAGAAAGAGCGAAGCGAGAACAAGCGTAAACACCGGGACCAGTGCTTGGATAATGCCCGCTTCAGAGGAATTGGACGTGACGAGCCCGAACGTCTGGAAAGCAAAAAACAGGACGGGAGACAGCAGACCTAGCGGAATGATTCGCCATAAATCCTTGGCAGACAAGCGGATGCGCACCATGCCGAGCGCGATCGGCATGCTGACAACGATCAGGGAAAGAGCAAAGCGATGGGCTAACACGTCGAGCGGATGAGCGACGGCCACCGTCATTTTGGCAAACATAAAGGATAAACCGATAATCATGGCATATAAAACGGCTGCAACGTAAGCGTAAGCCCGGACAGACGTATGTTTCATGTGATTTCCTCCAATCGTGAGTGATTGCAGCTCGGACAGCGAAGTGCAATGCCAAACAAACTTCCGTCATCTGCAAGAGCATCTGTTGTATGATCGTTTTCAATATACGCCCTGACAAGGCGTGGTACAATGATGAAAAACATCGATTGTACCGGTACAGTTTAGGAGGATTTATGTGAAAAAATATGAAACCATTGCGCGATCGCTCGAACGATGGATGCAAGAGCAAACAGCACGGCAGGGACTGGGGAGTTGGAACGAGAGGGGCATCAAGCTGCCTCCCGTTCGATCGCTGGCCAAGCAGTATCAATGCAGCATCAGCACCGTGCTGCGTGCCTACGAATGGCTGGAGCGGCGCCATCTAGTGTATGCGGTCCCACAATCGGGATATTATGCGGTGCCTAATGGTGGAGGGCCGGAAGAAGGGAAATGGGAAGGGCCGCTCGATTTTGCTTCGGCCGCGCCGGATTCGCGCGTATTTCCGTATGCCGATTTTCGCCATTGTGTGGACCAGGCGATGGAGAAGAAACAAGCTGAGCTGTTTCGTTACGGCACCGACCGCGGTTTGCCCTCATTGATTGAATTGTTGGCCAAACAGTTCGCCGATTATCAGGTGTTCGCGCAAGCCGGGCAGATGTTTATCACGTCAGGGGTACAACAAGCGCTTGCGGTGCTTGCGCTCATGGATTTTCCGAACGGGAAGAGGCGGGTGCTGATCGAGCTTCCGGGCTATCACAACATGCCTCCCTTGCTGAAGGGGCTTAACGTACCCTTTGCCGGGGTCAAGAGAACGGTGGACGGTCTGGATTGGGAAGACCTGGAGCGGAGTTTCAAGGAAGACGATATCAAGTTTTTCTATGTGATGCCTCGCTTTCATAACCCGCTGGGGACATCTTTGAACGCCAATGAAAAAAAGAGGCTGATCCGCCTGGCGCAAAAGCATGACGTATATTTGGTGGAGGACGATTTTCTCGCCGATCTGGAGAGCGATTCGAAGCAAGACCCGTTGTGGTCTGCCGATACGGAAGGGCGGGTCATTTATTTAAAGAGTTATTCCAAAATTCTGTTTCCCGGGCTGCGCCTTGGCGTCGCCGTGCTGCCGCATGAACTTGTTCCGCTGTTCGGGGCCCATAAGAGAATGCTGGACATCGATACTTCGCTGCTGTCGCAGGCGGCGCTCGAAATCTATATTCGAAGCGGAATGTTCGCCCATCATGGCAAAGTGATTCGTGGCAGGTATGCCGCGCGCATGCGCAAGGTGCATGAGCAGCTGGATCGCTTCCCCGATTTTGCTCCGTTTGCGGAGGCGCCGCGTACCGGAGGAGAACATACGGTGCTGCCTTTGCCTGAGAGGATGCCTTTGGCTGTGCTGGTATCGCGCTTGGAGAAACGCGGCGTATTAGTGGATACAACGGAACGGTATTATCCGGACGCTTTGCGGCAGCAGGATAAAATGCTGCGGCTCAACATTTCCAACGTGCCTGGCCAGCGAGTTGCCGAGGGCATGGACATCATTCGCGAGGAGATCATGAAGCTGGACGCTGCTGGACAAAGAACGTCGAAAGGTTAAGGTGGCAGCGGACAGCGGCTCCAACATGTGCTTCGCTCGCAAAAACAAAGGCGTATGAGCAAACTGGACAAGCCAGTGTTCATACGCCTTGTTTGCGTTCAATGGGTCCGCCGTTCCCTACGCCTGTGCCATCGCTTTAAACGAAGCTTCGGCGGCTTCGATCGTTTGCTGCACATCCGCATCCGTATGCGCGGTCGTCAGGAACCAAGCCTCGTATTTGGATGGAGCGAGGTTGATCCCGCGATCCAGCATGTTGCGGAAGAACGCGGCAAATTGCTCGCCGTCCGTGTCTTGGGCTTCATCGTAGTTCGTTACCGGATGGCTGCAGAAATGGGTGGAGAACGCACCGCGAATGCGGTTGATCGTCAGGGCAATGCCGTGGCGGTCCGCAGAAGCTTGCAGGCCGGCCGTAAGTTCGGTCGCCAGACGTTCCATCTCGTCATACACGCCCTCGCCCTGAAGAACCTCCAGGCAGGCGATGCCTGCGGAGATGGAAGCCGGATTGCCAGCCATCGTTCCTGCCTGATACGCAGGGCCGAGCGGCGCGACTTGTTCCATCACGTGTTTTTTGCCGCCATAGGCTCCGATCGGCAGGCCGCCGCCGATGATTTTGCCCAGGGCCGTCAGATCCGGTTCAATCTGCGCATGGTTTTCCAATCCGGCATACGTCTGGGTGGAGCCGTAGTGGAAACGGAATGCCGTGATAACCTCATCGTAAATGACGAGCGAGCCATTGGCTCTGGCCATGGCGCAAAGGCCTTCGAGGAAGCCCGGTTTCGGCATAACCATGCCGAAGTTGCC contains the following coding sequences:
- a CDS encoding PLP-dependent aminotransferase family protein, whose amino-acid sequence is MKKYETIARSLERWMQEQTARQGLGSWNERGIKLPPVRSLAKQYQCSISTVLRAYEWLERRHLVYAVPQSGYYAVPNGGGPEEGKWEGPLDFASAAPDSRVFPYADFRHCVDQAMEKKQAELFRYGTDRGLPSLIELLAKQFADYQVFAQAGQMFITSGVQQALAVLALMDFPNGKRRVLIELPGYHNMPPLLKGLNVPFAGVKRTVDGLDWEDLERSFKEDDIKFFYVMPRFHNPLGTSLNANEKKRLIRLAQKHDVYLVEDDFLADLESDSKQDPLWSADTEGRVIYLKSYSKILFPGLRLGVAVLPHELVPLFGAHKRMLDIDTSLLSQAALEIYIRSGMFAHHGKVIRGRYAARMRKVHEQLDRFPDFAPFAEAPRTGGEHTVLPLPERMPLAVLVSRLEKRGVLVDTTERYYPDALRQQDKMLRLNISNVPGQRVAEGMDIIREEIMKLDAAGQRTSKG
- a CDS encoding glutamate-1-semialdehyde 2,1-aminomutase, encoding MNPSRSRSEVLYNEALQHIVGGVNSPSRSFKAVGGGSPVFMKKAQGAHFWDVDDNRYIDYLAAYGPIITGHAHPHITQAIAEAAANGVLYGTPTELEIKLAKMLKEAIPSMDKVRFVNSGTEAVMTTIRVARAYTKRNKIVKFAGCYHGHSDLVLVAAGSGPSTLGIPDSAGIPTSIAHEVITVPYNDLDGLKEALERWGDDVAAVMVEPIVGNFGMVMPKPGFLEGLCAMARANGSLVIYDEVITAFRFHYGSTQTYAGLENHAQIEPDLTALGKIIGGGLPIGAYGGKKHVMEQVAPLGPAYQAGTMAGNPASISAGIACLEVLQGEGVYDEMERLATELTAGLQASADRHGIALTINRIRGAFSTHFCSHPVTNYDEAQDTDGEQFAAFFRNMLDRGINLAPSKYEAWFLTTAHTDADVQQTIEAAEASFKAMAQA
- a CDS encoding DMT family transporter, giving the protein MKHTSVRAYAYVAAVLYAMIIGLSFMFAKMTVAVAHPLDVLAHRFALSLIVVSMPIALGMVRIRLSAKDLWRIIPLGLLSPVLFFAFQTFGLVTSNSSEAGIIQALVPVFTLVLASLFLKERTTLAQKLFLLLSVSGVVFLFAMKGASMSIGNVKGILLLLLSTVSFAGYGVLARPLTRKYKPLELTWVTLMIGCLAFNAVSLVRHAYLGTMAEYVQPLGNGTYLMALAYLAILSTMFSTLLSSFALTHLEASKMSVFSNLSTLVSIAGGAWILHEPVSGYHVIGALLIIAGVLGTNLSGKKQGRSNTSNHQSPLHAERSAQS